The following DNA comes from Nitrogeniibacter aestuarii.
TTGATCAGCGAACGAATCGCGGTCGGTGCGGTGTAGAAGATCGACACTTTGTGGTTCTGGATCATCTGCCAGAAACGACCTGCGTCCGGATAGGTCGGCACGCCTTCAAACACCACCTGCGTGGCGCCGACGGCCAAAGGACCATAGGCGATGTAGGTGTGACCGGTCACCCAACCGATATCGGCCGTGCACCAGAAGACGTCGTCCGGCTTGATGTCGAAGGTGTACTTCATGGTCAGCATGGCATGCAGCAGGTAGCCGCCGCTCGAATGCTGGACGCCCTTCGGCTTGCCGGTGGAACCGGAGGTGTAGAGCAGGAACAGGGGATGTTCTGCACCAACCCACTCCGGCTCACACGTTTCCGGCTGACCAGCCATGACGTCATCAACCCACTGATCACGACCTGCGGTCATTGCAACATCGGTGCCGGTGCGCTTGACAACCAAGACGCTCTTGACCGCATCACAACCGCCCATGGACAGGGCTTCGTCGGCGATCGGCTTGAGCGGCAGGGCCTTGCCACCACGGAACTGACCATCGGAAGTCACCAGCGCAACGGCGCCGGAACTCTCGAGACGGTCGCGCAGGGACTGGGCGGAGAAGCCACCGAACACCACGGAGTGTGTTGCGCCGATACGAGCGCAAGCCTGCATCGCGACGATGCCTTCGACAGACATCGGCAGGTAGATCACGACGCGGTCGCCGCACTTCACACCAACGCTCTTGAGCGCGTTGGCCATCTTGCAGACCTTGCCCAGCAGCTCCTTGTAGGTCACCTTGGTGACCTTGCCATCGTCCGCTTCGAAGATGATGGCAACCTTGTCGCCCAGGCCATTGTTGACCTGTCGATCAAGACAGTTGTAGGAAACGTTCAGTTCGCCATCGGCAAACCACTTGTAGAACGGCGCTTCGCTCTCGTCCAGAACCGTGGAGAACGGCTTGTGCCACTCGAGGAGCTCTTGGGCATGACCAGCCCAATAGCCTTCGTAGTCATCCTCGGCTTTCTTGCACAGCGCTTTGTAGGCCTCCATGCCGGGGACCGCTGCATTCTTGACCAGCTCTTCGGGCGGGTAATACAGCTTCTGGGCATTGTCGGACATAAGGTACCTCTCCTCAAATCAATGAATCGGACTTCTGTTCTTGCTTCAGCGCCCGTTCACGCTCCTCCCAACTTGTTTCTGAAAGCGTGAGGACGTAGCCGTTTTTCTTATTAAAAGAATTGTATCTTACACAGGACTTACACAGTCGAAACAAAACCGCTCAAACCCCGCTGGATACCGCTCTCATGAGGGAATGCTAGAATCCCGGAGCGTTCGCAGCAAGTCCACTTGCAATCGGTCAGGCGGCAGCCTGACTTGGGTGCGTGCGCGTCTGTTTTTGAGGGAGCCCATCGTGAGCACGATCAAGCAAGAAGATTTCATTCAGTCCATTGCGGACGCATTCCAATTCATCAGCTACTACCATCCGCTGGACTACATCCAGGCCCTGGGCAAAGCCTATGAGCGCGAGCAGTCCCCCGCCGCCAAAGACGCGATTGCCCAGATTCTGACAAACAGCCGCATGTGCGCGGAAGGTCATCGCCCGATCTGTCAGGACACAGGGATTGCCGTCTTGTTCCTCAAGGTTGGCATGAACGTCCGGTGGGACAGCAGCATGAGCGTTCAGGAAATGGTCAACGAAGGCGTCCGCCGCGCCTACACGCATCCGGACAACAAACTGCGCGCATCGGTGCTGCTCGACCCGGCCGGTGCCCGTACGAACAGCAAGGACAACACGCCGGCAGTCGTCCATTACGAGATCGTCGAAGGCGACACCGTGGACGTCACCTGTGCCGCCAAGGGCGGTGGCTCTGAAAACAAATCAAAAATGGTCATGCTTAACCCGTCGGACTCCATCGTCGACTGGGTGCTCAAGACCGTGCCCACCATGGGCGCGGGGTGGTGCCCACCGGGCATTCTTGGCATCGGCATCGGTGGCACGCCTGAAAAAGCGCTGCTGCTTGCGAAAGAGTCCTTGATGGATCATGTCGACATCCAGGATCTTCAGGAAAAAGCCGATAGTGGAGCGCTACTGTCTCGCGTGGAACAGTTGCGGCTCGAGCTGTTCGAGAAGGTGAACGCACTTGGCATCGGCGCCCAAGGCCTCGGCGGCCTGACCACCGTTCTTGACGTCAAGATTCTGGACTATCCGACCCACGCTGCCTCTTTGCCGGTTGCAATGATCCCCAACTGTGCAGCAACCCGTCACGTCCACTTCGAACTGGACGGATCCGGCCCGGCGAAGCTTGAGGCACCAAAACTGGAAGACTGGCCCGAGGTCACCTGGAAAGCCGATACCGATGTTGCAACCCGAGTCAATCTTGACACCCTGACGAAAGAAGAAGTCGCGTCATGGAAACCGGGACAGGTTCTGCTACTCAACGGAAAGATGCTCACTGGACGCGACGCTGCGCACAAGCGCATCCAAGACATGCTGGCGAAAGGAGAGTCCCTTCCGGTCGATTTCACCAATCGCGTTATTTACTATGTCGGCCCCGTCGACCCGGTGCGTGACGAGGTCGTAGGTCCTGCAGGCCCCACGACCGCAACCCGGATGGACAAATTCACGCGCATGATGCTCGAGAAGACAGGCCTTATCGCGATGGTGGGCAAAGCCGAGCGCGGACAGATTGCCATAGATGCAATCAAGGACAACAAGGCCGCGTACCTTATGGCCGTCGGCGGGTCGGCATACCTCGTTTCCAAGGCCATCAAGACTGCAAAAGTCGTCGGCTTCGAAGACCTCGGCATGGAAGCCATTTATGAATTTGACGTAAAGGACATGCCCGTCACCGTTGCAGTCGATGCTGGTGGCGAGTCTGTTCACCGAACGGGGCCGAAGGAGTGGCAGTTGAAGATAGGCAAGATTCCGGTGGTTCCGGCCTGAGGGCACTGGATTTGGATAAAAAGAAGCCCGACCATCTGGTCGGGCTTTTTCGTGAGCGGAGAATGTCTGCGCAACTGCCAGTCAGTGGGAAGCGGGGCAATGTTCTGCGGCACGCTACGTATTGGAGATGCGTACGCGGTTGGCGGGGTGCGGAACATCCCGGCGTGTTTTCCATTTTTGCAATAAAAAACCCCTGCTACGGTTGTGTAGCAGGGGTTTTGAGTAGTTAGTCTGACGATGACCTACTTTCACACCCGCAATGGGCACTATCATCGGCGCGATTCCGTTTCACGGTCCTGTTCGGGATGGGAAGGGGTGGTTCCAGAATGCTATTGTCGTCAGACTTTGATCGTTGTCGGGATGGGATTAGTCCATCCTGACGAATTCGGAAGATCAAGTCGAAACACAGCGTGTTGTGTGTGATTGCGTCTTTGAGATATTTGTTGTTCTCAAGGTTATAGGATCAAGCCTCACGGGCAATTAGTATCGGTTAGCTTAACGCATTACTGCGCTTCCACACCCGACCTATCAACGTCCTGGTCTTGGACGACCCTTGAGCGTGATCGAGTCACGAGGGAAGTCTCATCTTGAGGCGAGTTTCCCGCTTAGATGCTTTCAGCGGTTATCTCTTCCGCACTTAGCTACCCGGCGATGCCACTGGCGTGACAACCGGTACACCAGAGGTGCGTCCACTCCGGTCCTCTCGTACTAGGAGCAGGCCCTCTCAAACTTCCAGCGCCCACGGCAGATAGGGACCAAACTGTCTCACGACGTTTTAAACCCAGCTCACGTACCACTTTAAATGGCGAACAGCCATACCCTTGGGACCGGCTACAGCCCCAGGATGTGATGAGCCGACATCGAG
Coding sequences within:
- the acs gene encoding acetate--CoA ligase — its product is MSDNAQKLYYPPEELVKNAAVPGMEAYKALCKKAEDDYEGYWAGHAQELLEWHKPFSTVLDESEAPFYKWFADGELNVSYNCLDRQVNNGLGDKVAIIFEADDGKVTKVTYKELLGKVCKMANALKSVGVKCGDRVVIYLPMSVEGIVAMQACARIGATHSVVFGGFSAQSLRDRLESSGAVALVTSDGQFRGGKALPLKPIADEALSMGGCDAVKSVLVVKRTGTDVAMTAGRDQWVDDVMAGQPETCEPEWVGAEHPLFLLYTSGSTGKPKGVQHSSGGYLLHAMLTMKYTFDIKPDDVFWCTADIGWVTGHTYIAYGPLAVGATQVVFEGVPTYPDAGRFWQMIQNHKVSIFYTAPTAIRSLIKAADANEKIHPKNYDLSSLRIMGSVGEPINPAAWEWYHQEIGGGRCPIVDTFWQTETGGHMITPLPGVTPLLPGSCTLPFPGIQAAVVDETGTEVPWGQGGILVVKRPWPSMIRTVWGDPERFKSSYYPADFQHKLYLAGDGAIRDAETGYFTITGRIDDVLNVSGHRMGTMEIESALVAHEKVAEAAVVGRPDDTTGEAIVAFVVLKGPRPTGDDATATIKELAAWVAKEIGPIAKPKDIRFGENLPKTRSGKIMRRLLRQLAKGEEITQDTSTLENPAILDQLKG
- a CDS encoding fumarate hydratase; this translates as MSTIKQEDFIQSIADAFQFISYYHPLDYIQALGKAYEREQSPAAKDAIAQILTNSRMCAEGHRPICQDTGIAVLFLKVGMNVRWDSSMSVQEMVNEGVRRAYTHPDNKLRASVLLDPAGARTNSKDNTPAVVHYEIVEGDTVDVTCAAKGGGSENKSKMVMLNPSDSIVDWVLKTVPTMGAGWCPPGILGIGIGGTPEKALLLAKESLMDHVDIQDLQEKADSGALLSRVEQLRLELFEKVNALGIGAQGLGGLTTVLDVKILDYPTHAASLPVAMIPNCAATRHVHFELDGSGPAKLEAPKLEDWPEVTWKADTDVATRVNLDTLTKEEVASWKPGQVLLLNGKMLTGRDAAHKRIQDMLAKGESLPVDFTNRVIYYVGPVDPVRDEVVGPAGPTTATRMDKFTRMMLEKTGLIAMVGKAERGQIAIDAIKDNKAAYLMAVGGSAYLVSKAIKTAKVVGFEDLGMEAIYEFDVKDMPVTVAVDAGGESVHRTGPKEWQLKIGKIPVVPA